ACCGTCAGCGCCAACGCCAGACCGCTCGTGAGGAGGCTGAGGCGGATCGCGTCGAGGGCGACCGGCAGCGTCAACGTCGCGAGCGCCTCGGGCGCGAGGGCGCGCACCAGCAGCGCGGCGACGGGGACGACGAGGAGCGCCGCGAGCGGCGCCGCGGCGAGGAGCAGGAGCGCCGGCGCGGGGCGGCGCCCGCGCCGGGACGGGCGGTCGCTCACGGGGCGCGGAACCCCCGCTCGCGGAGGAGCGCCTGCGCGACGTCGGAGTGCAGGAAGGCGACGAAGGCCGCGGCCAGGTCGGGGTGGTCGCTGCCGGCGAGCGGGGCGGCGGGGTAGCGGGCGTCGACGTTGGCGGCGGCGGGGATCTCGGTCGCCGCGAGCCCGTCGACGGCGGCGGCGTCGGTGGCGTACACGATCGCGGCGTCCGCCTCGCCGAGCGCGACCTTCGCGGCGACCTGCCGGACGTTGGGTTCCTCGCTGACGACGTTGGCGAGGACGGCCGCTTCGAAGCCGTCGCCGCGCACGTCGTTCAGCGCCTCGAGGGCGGTGCGGGCGTACGCCCCGACCGGCACCTCCGGCGCGGCGAGGACCACGAGGGTGCCCGGCGCCGCGAGCGCCCCGAGGTCGGGCAGGGGCGCGTCGGCGGGGGCGACGGCGACGAGGGCGTTGCGGGCGAAGACCGTCGGTTCGGCGGCGAGGAGGCCGGCGTCGTCGACGACGTTCATCTGCGCTTCGTTCGCGCTGGCGAAGACGTCGGCGGGGGCGCCCTGCAGGACCTGCGCGGCGAGGGTGGACGAGCCCGCCAGGTTGAGGTCGACGCGGACCCCCGGGTGCGCCGCCTCGAAGGCGACCGCGATGCGCTCCATCGCCTCGGTGAGGCTGGAGGCGGCGGACACGAGCAACGCCTGCGCCGCGGCCGGCGGGCCGGCGGCGAGCGCGAGCGTGAGGGCGACGGCGACGAGCGGGCGGGCGTGCGGCATGCGACTCCTCGGGGACGGCGGACGGTCGGCGAGAGGGGAATCTACCAGGTGCGTCGGGCGCCGCCGGTCACCCGGCGATCTCCTTCTGCAGCGCCTGAATCGCGTCGGTCGCGCCGATCGCCACCAGGCGGTCGCCGGGCCGCACCGCGAAGTCCGCGCCGGGGTTCACGCGGAGCGCCCCCCCGCGGGTCACCGCGATGATCTGCACCCCCAACCGGGTGGGGAGGCGCAGGTCGGCCAGGGGCCCCTGGAGCGGCGAGGCGTCGTCGACCTCCACCTCGACGACCTCGTGGTCGGGCCCGAGCTGGAAGGCGTCGACGATGCTAGGCGTCGCGATCTGGTGCGCGAGGCGCACCCCGAGGTCGTGCTCGGGACGCACCACCTCGTCCGCCCCGACGGCGGCGAGGACGCGGGCGGCCGCCGCGGTCGTGGCCTTGGCGACGAGGCGCTTCGCGTCCGCGCTGCGCGCGGCGACGGTGCACAACACGCCCGACTCGAAGTCGCTGGCGACGGCGACGACGACGACGTCGAAGTTCGACGCGCCGAGCTCGCGCAACGTCGCGACGTCGCTGCCGTCCCCGACCGCGGCGTGCGCGACGTCGTCCATGAGCGGCTTGAGGGCCGCCTCGTCGCGGTCGAGGACCACCACCTCGTGGCCGCCCTCGGTCAACGTCGTCGCGAGCGCCACGCCGAACCGTCCGGCCCCGATCACCAACACCGATTTCTTCACGTCGCCTCCGTTCCGGGCCGCCCCGCGGGGGGCGGCCGCCCCGTTCGACGGTGCCCCCTCACCCGATGATCACGTCCTCGGTCGGGCGCCGGACCCGCCGGGTGCGCGGCGCTTCGACGAGGGCGAGGGCGAGGGTGAGGGGCCCGATGCGACCGATCAGCATCAGGGCCATCAATACCGCTTTCGCGGGGGCGGACACCACCTCGGTCGCCCCGACGCTGAGCCCGACCGTCCCGAACGCCGACGTCGCCTCGAAGGCCAGCGCGAGCGGGGCGACGTCGGGCTCGAGCCACAGCAGGGCGGTGACCGCCGCCCCGAGCAGGCTGGCGGCGAGGAAGGCGACGACGAAGGCGCGGATCAACAGCGCGTCGGACACGCGCCGCCCGAACGCCTGCAGCGCCCCCCGCCCCCGCGCCAGCGACCAGGCGCTGCCGACCAGCACGAACGCGGTCGTGGTCTTGATGCCCCCCGCCGCCGATCCGGGACCGCCGCCGACGAACATCAGCAGCATCGTCCACGCCTGCGTCGCGGGACGCAGGTCGGCCGGATCGACGGCGGTGAAGCCGGCGGTCCGGGGGGTCGCCCCCTGGAACGCCGCCAGGCCGAGCCGGGCGTGCGGGGGGTGCGCCCCGAGGGTCGCGGGGTTCGTCCACTCGAGGACCGCGACGCCGAGCCCCCCGAACGCCAGCAGCGCGGCGCTGGTGACGAGCACGACGCGGGCGTGCAGGCCCAGTCGGCGGCGGGCGCCGCGGAGGCGCTGGGCCCCCTCGACGAGGACGGGGTGCCCGAGGCCGCCGGCGACGAAGCCGACCGCGATCAGCGCCAGCGGCAGCGCCCCCCCGAGCCCGCCGGCGAGGCTGGTCGCGTCGGTCGAGAAGCCGGCGTTGTTGACGGCGCTCACGGCGTGGAAGAGCGCCTGCCAGGCGGCGTCGGCAGGCCCGAAGCGGGGCAGGTAGGCCGCCCACAGCCCGACCGCGAGGAGCGCCTCGAGCGCGAACGTGATCGCCGCGACGCGCCGCGCGAGCCGCACGACCCCGCCGACGTGGAGGGCGCCGCGCTCCGCCGCCAACCGCAGGCGCTCCTCGACGCCGACCCGCGCGCCGAGCAGGACCGCGCCGAGCACGCCGAGCGTGACGATGCCGAGCCCCCCGACCTGGATCAGCGCGAGGATCGCGACCTGCCCCCCTGGGTTGAAGGCCGCGACGGGGACGGGCGTGAGGCCGGTGACGGTCACGGCGCTGACGGCGGTGAACGCCGCGTCGACGAAGGACACGTGGACGCCGGGGGCGTGCAGGGCGGGCCAGGCGAGGAGGGCCGTCCCGACGACGCTCGCGCCGAGGAACGCCGCGAAGATGCGGCGGGCGGGGCGGAGCGGACGCCTGGGCGTGGCGGGCCGGGGGCGACGGCGGAGCACGGGGGAGTCTACGCCTCCGCACGGCGGCGGGCCGTGCAGGCGGGCGGCGCCGTTGACGCCCGGCGGCCGGCCGGGCGAACCTTGAGGCTCGCGGCCTCCGGGGCCGCCCCGAGGAGGCGCGATGTCGACCCCGTTCGACCCGACCGATCACCCCCACCGCCGCATCGACCCGCTGTCGGGCGGCTCGGTGCTGGTGAGTCCCCACCGGACGAAACGCCCGTGGCAGGGCAAGCAGGAGACGCCGGCGCCGGCCGACCGGCCGGCGTACGACCCGACCTGTTACCTGTGCCCCGGCAACGAGCGCAAAGGGGGGGACCGCAACCCGGACTACGACGGTACGTTCACGTTCACGAACGACTTCGCGGCGCTGCGGCCCGACGTGCCGGACCCCGGGCCGGACGGGGATCCGTTGCTGGCGCGCTCGGGCGTGCGCGGCACCAGTCAGGTGATCTGTTTCTCGCCGCGGCACGACCTCACGCTCGCCGAGTTCGACCACGCCGGGCTCGCGCAGGTCGTGGCGTTGTGGGTGGAGCGCACCGAGGCGTTGGGGCGCGACTGGCGGTGGGTGCAGATCTTCGAGAACAAGGGCGAAGCGATGGGGGCCAGCAACCCCCATCCGCACGGCCAGATTTGGGCGCTGGACGCGCTGCCGACGCTGCCGGCGGCGGAGGACGTGCACCAGCGGGCGTGGCTGGACGATCACGGCGAACCTCTGTTGGTGCGCTACGCCGAGCTCGAGCGGGCGCGGGGCGAGCGGGTGGTGAGCGCCACGGAGCACTGGGTCGCGGTGGTGCCCTGGTGGGCGACGTGGCCGTTCGAACTGCTGATCCTCCCGCGCCGGCACGTCCTGCGCCTCCCCGACCTGACCGCGGTGGAGCGCGACGACCTGGCGACGCTCTTGGGGCGGGTGCTGCCGACGTTGGACCGGCTGTTCGACACGCCGTTCCCGTACTCGATGGGGTGGCACGGCGCGCCGACCGGGCCGGGCTTCCGCATCGAGGACGAGCACGCGGTGCACGACCACTGGCAGCTGCACGCACACGTCTACCCGCCGCTCCTGCGCAGCGCGACGGTGCGGAAGTTCATGGTCGGCTTCGAGATGCTCGGGGAGGCGCAGCGCGACCTGACGCCGGAGCAGGCGGCGGAGCGGCTGCGGGCGGTCGCGCCGTGAGCGGGGCGGTGCGGACGCCCGCGGCGTTGCGCGCGGCGTTCGAGCGGCACGTCGGTCGGCCCGCCACCGCGCTCGTGCGGGCTCCGGGCCGCGTGAACCTGATCGGGGAGCACACCGACACGAGCGACGGCTTCGTGCTGCCCATGGCGATCGACCGGGAGGTGCGCTTGGCGCTGGCGCCCCGCGACGACGGGCGCGTGCGCCTGGTGGCGCTCGACGTCGTGGGCGCGGACGGCGCGCCGGAGGAGGACGTCTTCGACGTCGGCGCGCCGCACGTCCGCGACGGCTGGGCGGCGTACGCGCACGGCGTCGCGTGGGCGCTGGGGGAGGTCGGTGCGCCCCGCGTCGGGTTCGACGCGGTCGTGACCGGCGACGTGCCGCGGGGGGCGGGCCTGTCCTCCTCCGCGGCGCTCGAGTTGGCGGTCGCGCGGGCGTTCCACG
The sequence above is drawn from the Trueperaceae bacterium genome and encodes:
- the modA gene encoding molybdate ABC transporter substrate-binding protein — protein: MPHARPLVAVALTLALAAGPPAAAQALLVSAASSLTEAMERIAVAFEAAHPGVRVDLNLAGSSTLAAQVLQGAPADVFASANEAQMNVVDDAGLLAAEPTVFARNALVAVAPADAPLPDLGALAAPGTLVVLAAPEVPVGAYARTALEALNDVRGDGFEAAVLANVVSEEPNVRQVAAKVALGEADAAIVYATDAAAVDGLAATEIPAAANVDARYPAAPLAGSDHPDLAAAFVAFLHSDVAQALLRERGFRAP
- a CDS encoding TrkA family potassium uptake protein; the encoded protein is MKKSVLVIGAGRFGVALATTLTEGGHEVVVLDRDEAALKPLMDDVAHAAVGDGSDVATLRELGASNFDVVVVAVASDFESGVLCTVAARSADAKRLVAKATTAAAARVLAAVGADEVVRPEHDLGVRLAHQIATPSIVDAFQLGPDHEVVEVEVDDASPLQGPLADLRLPTRLGVQIIAVTRGGALRVNPGADFAVRPGDRLVAIGATDAIQALQKEIAG
- a CDS encoding potassium transporter TrkG, whose translation is MLRRRPRPATPRRPLRPARRIFAAFLGASVVGTALLAWPALHAPGVHVSFVDAAFTAVSAVTVTGLTPVPVAAFNPGGQVAILALIQVGGLGIVTLGVLGAVLLGARVGVEERLRLAAERGALHVGGVVRLARRVAAITFALEALLAVGLWAAYLPRFGPADAAWQALFHAVSAVNNAGFSTDATSLAGGLGGALPLALIAVGFVAGGLGHPVLVEGAQRLRGARRRLGLHARVVLVTSAALLAFGGLGVAVLEWTNPATLGAHPPHARLGLAAFQGATPRTAGFTAVDPADLRPATQAWTMLLMFVGGGPGSAAGGIKTTTAFVLVGSAWSLARGRGALQAFGRRVSDALLIRAFVVAFLAASLLGAAVTALLWLEPDVAPLALAFEATSAFGTVGLSVGATEVVSAPAKAVLMALMLIGRIGPLTLALALVEAPRTRRVRRPTEDVIIG
- a CDS encoding UDP-glucose--hexose-1-phosphate uridylyltransferase, translated to MSTPFDPTDHPHRRIDPLSGGSVLVSPHRTKRPWQGKQETPAPADRPAYDPTCYLCPGNERKGGDRNPDYDGTFTFTNDFAALRPDVPDPGPDGDPLLARSGVRGTSQVICFSPRHDLTLAEFDHAGLAQVVALWVERTEALGRDWRWVQIFENKGEAMGASNPHPHGQIWALDALPTLPAAEDVHQRAWLDDHGEPLLVRYAELERARGERVVSATEHWVAVVPWWATWPFELLILPRRHVLRLPDLTAVERDDLATLLGRVLPTLDRLFDTPFPYSMGWHGAPTGPGFRIEDEHAVHDHWQLHAHVYPPLLRSATVRKFMVGFEMLGEAQRDLTPEQAAERLRAVAP